In one Kitasatospora cineracea genomic region, the following are encoded:
- a CDS encoding serine/threonine-protein kinase: protein MAMMRLRREDPRIVGPYRLHRRLGAGGMGVVYLGSDRKGQRVALKLIRAELAEDAEFRTRFAREIAAASRIRGGCTARVVGSDIETERPWLATAYVPGPSLYKQVSEEGPLAWPDAARIGSALADGLVKVHEAGVVHRDLKPSNILLSPKGPRIIDFGIAWSRGASTLTHVGTAVGSPGFLAPEQVRGAAVTPATDVFAFGATVAFALTGESPFGSGASSEVMLYRVVHEEPDLTGIPPVLAPLVRACLAKEPSERPPAAALHERLSELAARGGGRAGRSGGGGAAGRADEAHAPAAPPADGPAEGASPVRRAAAGAAPGAVRRPEGRPDGVRGAAGGRPEPVRGAAAGVRPVAAKAEGAAGPGGRAVAAPAMPRQDAARPETRGPGPRRPVRDGDTVRERRPAAGAGRTPVPGRDRTPPPGRAPHTLGGRPTPRQRLLRQRLVVFVTVTLGVALAIAVAQGCQNREAQGLGPQPGAVVSGGPGAPSAGTTLSVDGVNATGHSDTGLAPSFGSPPQVDWPNLSYPDPSGGPAIRLHDGRSTENGPPISLSAVLPARYRDAQAALVVLRRLEGAVPVDLVQLYGFTGGSPVLLADRASAANPEAGAVWRVENGALIREERVDRTGAVSSTRYTVRADGGLEESWPGSGVSGSAD from the coding sequence ATGGCAATGATGCGGCTGAGGCGTGAGGACCCCCGCATCGTCGGCCCGTACCGGCTGCACCGGCGGCTGGGCGCCGGCGGGATGGGCGTGGTGTACCTCGGCTCCGACCGCAAGGGGCAGCGGGTCGCGCTGAAGCTGATCCGCGCCGAGCTGGCCGAGGACGCCGAGTTCCGCACCCGGTTCGCCCGGGAGATCGCCGCCGCCTCGCGGATCCGCGGCGGGTGCACGGCCCGGGTGGTCGGCTCCGACATCGAGACCGAACGGCCCTGGCTGGCCACCGCGTACGTGCCCGGGCCCTCGCTGTACAAGCAGGTGTCCGAGGAGGGGCCGCTGGCCTGGCCGGACGCCGCCCGGATCGGCTCGGCGCTGGCCGACGGGCTGGTGAAGGTGCACGAGGCCGGGGTGGTGCACCGGGACCTCAAGCCGTCGAACATCCTGCTCTCCCCCAAGGGCCCGCGGATCATCGACTTCGGCATCGCCTGGTCGCGCGGCGCCTCCACGCTCACCCACGTCGGCACCGCGGTCGGCTCGCCCGGCTTCCTGGCGCCCGAGCAGGTGCGCGGCGCGGCCGTCACGCCCGCCACCGACGTGTTCGCGTTCGGGGCGACGGTGGCCTTCGCGCTGACCGGGGAGTCGCCGTTCGGGTCCGGCGCCTCCTCCGAGGTGATGCTGTACCGGGTGGTGCACGAGGAGCCCGACCTGACCGGCATCCCGCCGGTGCTGGCCCCGCTGGTGCGCGCCTGCCTGGCCAAGGAGCCGTCCGAGCGCCCGCCGGCCGCGGCGCTGCACGAGCGGTTGAGCGAGCTCGCGGCGCGCGGCGGCGGCCGGGCCGGGCGGAGCGGTGGCGGCGGCGCCGCCGGCCGGGCCGACGAGGCGCACGCGCCCGCCGCGCCGCCCGCCGACGGGCCCGCGGAGGGCGCTTCCCCGGTCCGCCGGGCGGCGGCCGGTGCGGCGCCCGGCGCGGTGCGGCGGCCGGAGGGCCGGCCCGACGGGGTGCGCGGCGCGGCGGGCGGGCGGCCCGAGCCGGTGCGCGGCGCGGCCGCGGGCGTCCGGCCGGTGGCGGCGAAGGCGGAGGGGGCGGCCGGGCCCGGCGGGCGGGCGGTGGCCGCGCCCGCGATGCCCCGGCAGGACGCGGCCCGTCCGGAGACCCGCGGCCCCGGGCCGCGGCGTCCGGTCCGGGACGGCGACACCGTCCGGGAGCGCCGCCCGGCGGCCGGGGCCGGGCGCACCCCCGTGCCCGGCCGGGACCGCACTCCCCCGCCCGGGCGCGCCCCGCACACCCTGGGTGGGCGGCCGACGCCCCGTCAGCGGCTGCTGCGGCAGCGGCTGGTGGTGTTCGTGACGGTCACCCTGGGCGTGGCGCTGGCCATCGCCGTCGCGCAGGGCTGCCAGAACCGCGAGGCGCAGGGACTGGGCCCGCAGCCCGGCGCGGTGGTGTCCGGCGGCCCGGGGGCGCCGAGCGCCGGGACGACGCTGTCCGTGGACGGCGTGAACGCCACCGGGCACAGCGACACCGGGCTCGCCCCGTCCTTCGGCAGCCCGCCGCAGGTCGACTGGCCCAACCTCAGCTACCCCGACCCGTCCGGCGGCCCGGCGATCCGGCTGCACGACGGGCGTTCCACCGAGAACGGCCCGCCGATCTCGCTCTCCGCGGTGCTGCCCGCCCGCTACCGGGACGCGCAGGCCGCGCTGGTGGTGCTGCGCCGGCTGGAGGGCGCGGTGCCGGTCGACCTGGTCCAGCTGTACGGCTTCACCGGCGGTTCCCCCGTGCTGCTCGCCGACCGGGCCTCGGCGGCCAATCCGGAGGCGGGCGCGGTGTGGCGGGTCGAGAACGGCGCGCTGATCCGCGAGGAGCGGGTCGACCGGACCGGTGCGGTCTCCTCCACCCGGTACACCGTCCGGGCGGACGGGGGGCTGGAGGAGTCCTGGCCGGGTTCGGGCGTCTCGGGCTCGGCGGACTGA
- a CDS encoding chorismate-binding protein — translation MARFAGRLATGLREVSHDPAVLDRGGFWAVAHDFEGRLTCARFADVRPDPAPPATARWQGPAPAAWHSSLDADAYRAGVRRIREHIAAGEVYQANLCRVLSAPLPDPARTDIDALTGLLAAHNPAPYAGTIRLPEHGVEIATASPELYLARRGRTVRSGPIKGTGRTEHDLLDKDHAENVMIVDLVRNDLGRVCGTGTVTVPDLCAVEKHPGLVHLVSTVEGTLRPDAGWPELFAATFPPGSVTGAPKSSALRIIDALETAPRGPYCGAVGWVDADRGEAELAVGIRSFWIERPTTGAPVLKFGTGAGITWDSDPDREWRETELKAARLVAIASTGTPETPEGASRR, via the coding sequence ATGGCCCGCTTCGCCGGCCGCCTCGCCACCGGACTGCGCGAAGTCAGCCACGACCCGGCCGTCCTCGACCGCGGCGGGTTCTGGGCCGTCGCCCACGACTTCGAGGGCCGCCTCACCTGCGCCCGGTTCGCCGACGTCCGCCCCGACCCGGCCCCGCCCGCCACCGCCCGCTGGCAGGGCCCCGCCCCCGCCGCCTGGCACAGCTCCCTCGACGCCGACGCCTACCGGGCCGGAGTCCGCCGGATCCGCGAGCACATCGCCGCCGGCGAGGTCTACCAGGCCAACCTCTGCCGGGTGTTGAGCGCCCCGCTGCCCGACCCCGCCCGCACCGACATCGACGCCCTCACCGGCCTGCTCGCCGCCCACAACCCCGCGCCGTACGCAGGAACGATCCGCCTCCCCGAGCACGGCGTCGAGATCGCCACCGCCTCCCCCGAGCTCTACCTCGCCCGCCGCGGCCGCACCGTCCGCTCCGGCCCGATCAAGGGCACCGGCCGCACCGAGCACGACCTGCTCGACAAGGACCACGCCGAGAACGTGATGATCGTCGACCTGGTCCGCAACGACCTCGGCCGGGTCTGCGGGACCGGCACCGTCACCGTCCCCGACCTCTGCGCCGTCGAGAAGCACCCCGGCCTGGTCCACCTGGTCTCCACCGTCGAGGGCACCCTGCGCCCCGACGCCGGCTGGCCCGAGCTCTTCGCCGCCACCTTCCCGCCCGGCTCCGTCACCGGCGCCCCCAAGAGCAGCGCCCTGCGGATCATCGACGCCCTGGAGACCGCCCCCCGCGGCCCCTACTGCGGCGCCGTCGGCTGGGTCGACGCCGACCGCGGCGAGGCCGAACTCGCCGTCGGCATCCGCTCCTTCTGGATCGAACGCCCCACCACCGGCGCCCCCGTCCTCAAGTTCGGCACCGGCGCCGGCATCACCTGGGACTCCGACCCCGACCGCGAATGGCGGGAAACCGAACTCAAGGCCGCCCGACTGGTGGCGATAGCCTCCACCGGCACCCCCGAAACACCCGAAGGAGCAAGCCGCCGATGA
- a CDS encoding aminotransferase class IV codes for MIWVNGTLTTEDTAALPVLDHGLTVGDGVFETVKAEHGELFALTRHLDRLTRSTRGLGLPDPDHDLVREACTAVLAAKPLPLGRLRITYTGGTSPLGSERGTAAPSLVVALGSAHPRPETTAVVTVPWRRNEHSAVTGLKTTSYAENVVALAAAHRAGASEALLANTAGLLCEGTGSNVFLVLDGRLVTPTLASGCLAGITRHLVVDWTGAEEADVPLEALAEAEEVFLTSTLRDVQAVTRIDDRELPGVGPVTRKAMEVFAERAAQDRDPV; via the coding sequence ATGATCTGGGTCAACGGAACCCTCACCACCGAGGACACCGCCGCACTCCCCGTCCTCGACCACGGACTCACCGTCGGCGACGGCGTCTTCGAAACCGTCAAGGCCGAGCACGGCGAACTCTTCGCCCTCACCCGGCACCTCGACCGCCTCACCCGCTCCACCCGCGGCCTCGGCCTCCCCGACCCCGACCACGACCTGGTCCGCGAGGCCTGCACCGCCGTCCTCGCCGCCAAGCCGCTGCCGCTCGGCCGCCTGCGCATCACCTACACCGGCGGCACCTCCCCGCTCGGCTCCGAACGCGGCACCGCCGCCCCCAGCCTGGTCGTCGCCCTCGGCAGCGCCCACCCCCGCCCCGAGACCACCGCGGTCGTCACCGTCCCCTGGCGCCGCAACGAGCACTCCGCCGTCACCGGCCTCAAGACCACCTCCTACGCCGAGAACGTCGTCGCCCTCGCCGCCGCCCACCGGGCCGGCGCCAGCGAGGCCCTCCTCGCCAACACCGCCGGCCTGCTCTGCGAGGGCACCGGCTCCAACGTCTTCCTGGTCCTCGACGGCCGCCTGGTCACCCCCACCCTCGCCTCCGGCTGCCTGGCCGGCATCACCCGCCACCTGGTCGTCGACTGGACCGGCGCCGAGGAGGCCGACGTCCCGCTCGAAGCCCTCGCCGAAGCCGAGGAGGTCTTCCTGACCTCCACCCTCCGCGACGTCCAGGCCGTCACCCGGATCGACGACCGCGAACTCCCCGGCGTCGGCCCGGTCACCCGCAAGGCCATGGAGGTCTTCGCCGAACGCGCCGCCCAGGACCGCGACCCGGTCTGA
- a CDS encoding GNAT family N-acetyltransferase has product MTTTLRPDGPEEAGVGGGRTQRWHIMVNGRRAGGLRTNAWARTGQYPGEICELEVAEPDRRRGRATVAVLAAEEVLRYWGCARAQVTVPAGATVALHLAHTLGYTEQMRNLGKDLAQLPPIPDGLTDRPITAEEYPDWRRAAVAGYREELLTAGLGPDEATARAENDHRRALPVGPGTVGTVLRHLLDADGRVLGSIWVTLHQDRLPDGSPLAWVMLVKVAPEHRGRGHGRTLMHIAERECLRAGVRHLGLNVFRDNGVAIGLYESLGYRTTRHLLSKPLG; this is encoded by the coding sequence ATGACCACCACGTTGCGGCCCGACGGGCCCGAGGAAGCGGGCGTCGGCGGCGGGCGGACGCAGCGCTGGCACATCATGGTGAACGGCCGCCGGGCGGGCGGCCTGCGCACCAACGCGTGGGCCCGCACCGGCCAGTACCCCGGCGAGATCTGCGAACTCGAAGTGGCCGAACCGGACCGCCGCCGCGGCCGCGCTACCGTCGCCGTCCTGGCCGCCGAGGAGGTCCTCCGCTACTGGGGCTGCGCCCGCGCCCAGGTCACCGTCCCGGCCGGGGCCACCGTCGCCCTGCACCTCGCGCACACCCTCGGCTACACCGAGCAGATGCGCAACCTCGGCAAGGACCTCGCCCAACTCCCGCCGATACCAGACGGGTTGACGGACCGTCCGATCACCGCCGAGGAGTACCCGGACTGGCGCCGAGCCGCCGTCGCCGGCTACCGCGAGGAACTGCTCACCGCCGGCCTCGGCCCCGACGAAGCCACCGCCCGCGCCGAGAACGACCACCGCCGCGCCCTCCCGGTCGGCCCCGGCACCGTCGGCACCGTGCTGCGCCACCTGCTGGACGCCGACGGCCGCGTCCTCGGCAGCATCTGGGTCACCCTCCACCAGGACCGCCTCCCCGACGGCAGCCCGCTCGCCTGGGTGATGCTGGTCAAGGTCGCCCCCGAGCACCGCGGCCGGGGCCACGGCCGCACCCTCATGCACATCGCCGAACGCGAGTGCCTGCGGGCCGGCGTCCGCCACCTCGGCCTCAACGTCTTCCGCGACAACGGGGTGGCGATCGGCCTGTACGAGTCGCTCGGCTACCGGACCACCCGGCACCTGCTCAGCAAACCCCTGGGCTGA
- a CDS encoding DsbA family protein, producing the protein MSDSSLPRVEFWCDLLCPDCRTALDDVRALRERFGDALTVELRHFPLEKHKYAYPAAEAAAEAFEQGRGWEFVEAVLERLADVERGGAPVLVEIAGAVGVDADEVDTALVDGRHMLWVDSDVAEGRAIGVKGTPTYVVAGKRLDGGQSQEGLRERIVELLNS; encoded by the coding sequence ATGAGTGATTCCTCGCTGCCCCGTGTCGAGTTCTGGTGCGACCTGCTGTGCCCCGACTGCCGTACCGCGCTGGACGACGTCCGGGCGCTGCGGGAGCGGTTCGGCGACGCGCTGACCGTCGAGCTGCGGCACTTCCCGCTGGAGAAGCACAAGTACGCGTACCCGGCGGCCGAGGCGGCGGCGGAGGCGTTCGAGCAGGGGCGCGGCTGGGAGTTCGTGGAGGCCGTGCTGGAGCGGCTGGCGGACGTCGAGCGGGGCGGGGCGCCGGTGCTGGTGGAGATCGCCGGTGCGGTGGGCGTGGACGCGGACGAGGTGGACACCGCGCTGGTCGACGGGCGGCACATGCTGTGGGTCGACTCGGACGTGGCGGAGGGCCGGGCGATCGGGGTCAAGGGCACGCCGACGTACGTGGTGGCCGGGAAGCGGCTGGACGGCGGGCAGTCGCAGGAGGGGCTGCGGGAGCGGATCGTCGAGCTGCTGAACAGCTGA
- a CDS encoding CGNR zinc finger domain-containing protein — protein MLITHDTECALSILVELLNTAPEACGSEQLPDVAALSAFVVRQEISEIDSLGPADLAAVHELRSRLREVFSAGSVERAAGLVNALVAEAGTTPRLTNHDHHGWHIHYFAPHAAIGRHLAAELSMALAFIVMAGELERLRRCEAPSCARVFVDLSRNRSRRYCDSRTCGNRLHVAAYRARQRSAEAAAEAEAVPAPGR, from the coding sequence GTGCTGATCACCCATGACACCGAGTGCGCGCTGAGCATCCTGGTGGAGCTGCTGAACACGGCGCCGGAGGCGTGCGGCAGCGAACAGCTGCCCGACGTGGCGGCGCTGAGCGCGTTCGTGGTCCGGCAGGAGATCAGCGAGATCGACTCGCTCGGTCCGGCGGACCTGGCCGCCGTGCACGAGCTGCGCTCCCGGCTGCGCGAGGTGTTCTCGGCCGGGTCGGTCGAGCGGGCCGCCGGGCTGGTGAACGCCCTGGTCGCGGAGGCCGGGACCACGCCCCGGCTGACCAACCACGACCACCACGGCTGGCACATCCACTACTTCGCCCCGCACGCCGCGATCGGCCGGCACCTGGCCGCCGAGCTGAGCATGGCGCTGGCGTTCATCGTGATGGCCGGCGAGCTGGAGCGGCTGCGCCGCTGCGAGGCGCCGAGCTGCGCCCGGGTCTTCGTCGACCTGTCCCGCAACCGCTCGCGCCGCTACTGCGACAGCCGCACCTGCGGCAACCGGCTGCACGTCGCCGCGTACCGGGCCCGGCAGCGCTCGGCGGAGGCCGCGGCCGAGGCGGAGGCGGTGCCGGCCCCGGGGCGCTGA
- a CDS encoding SsgA family sporulation/cell division regulator: protein MNTTVSCELHLRLIVSSESSLPVPAGLRYDTADPYAVHATFHTGADETVEWVFARDLLAEGLHRPTGTGDVRVWPSRSHGQGVVCIALSSPEGEALLEAPARALESFLKRTDAAVPPGTEHRHFDLDRELSHILAEN from the coding sequence ATGAACACCACGGTCAGCTGCGAGCTGCACCTGCGCCTCATCGTGTCCAGCGAGTCGTCACTGCCCGTCCCCGCGGGCCTGCGCTACGACACTGCCGACCCCTATGCCGTGCACGCGACGTTCCACACCGGAGCAGACGAGACCGTGGAGTGGGTGTTCGCCCGCGACCTCCTCGCGGAGGGGCTGCACCGACCGACCGGTACCGGCGACGTCCGGGTGTGGCCGTCCCGCAGCCACGGTCAAGGCGTGGTTTGCATCGCCCTGAGCTCTCCGGAAGGAGAGGCCCTGCTGGAAGCCCCGGCCCGGGCGCTTGAGTCCTTCCTCAAGCGGACGGACGCCGCGGTGCCCCCCGGCACCGAACACCGTCACTTCGACCTCGACCGGGAGCTTTCCCACATCCTCGCCGAGAACTGA
- a CDS encoding exonuclease domain-containing protein gives MRSWYRGPLASFDTETTGVDVERDRIVSAALVVQPAPGREAAVRTWLANPGVPIPEPARAVHGISDEQVRAHGRPPRAVAVEVALALAEQSRAGVPLVVMNAPYDLTLLDRELRRHGAGSLPEVLGGAELLVLDPRVLDKQVDRYRKGRRTLTDLCAHYGVSLVGAHDAAADALAAMDLVRAVASRHEARLGALTPAELHLRQAVWHAAQARGLERWFERAGTPERVDTAWPMRPARCHCGERLEPGHACELAA, from the coding sequence ATCCGTTCCTGGTACCGCGGCCCGCTGGCGTCCTTCGACACCGAGACCACGGGTGTCGACGTCGAGCGGGACAGAATCGTTTCGGCCGCCCTGGTGGTGCAGCCCGCACCGGGCCGGGAGGCCGCCGTCCGGACGTGGCTGGCGAACCCGGGGGTGCCGATCCCGGAGCCGGCCCGCGCGGTGCACGGCATCTCGGACGAACAGGTGCGGGCGCACGGCCGGCCGCCGCGGGCGGTCGCGGTGGAGGTGGCGCTGGCCCTGGCCGAGCAGTCCCGGGCGGGCGTGCCGCTGGTGGTGATGAACGCTCCGTACGATCTGACGCTGCTGGACCGGGAGTTGCGCCGGCACGGGGCGGGTTCGCTGCCGGAGGTGCTGGGCGGCGCGGAGCTGCTGGTGCTCGACCCACGGGTGCTGGACAAACAGGTGGACCGCTACCGCAAGGGCCGCCGCACGCTGACCGACCTGTGCGCGCACTACGGGGTCTCGCTGGTGGGCGCGCACGACGCGGCGGCGGACGCGCTGGCGGCGATGGACCTGGTGCGCGCGGTGGCCTCCCGGCACGAGGCGCGCCTCGGTGCGCTGACGCCGGCCGAGCTGCACCTGCGGCAGGCGGTGTGGCACGCGGCGCAGGCCCGCGGCCTGGAGCGGTGGTTCGAGCGCGCGGGCACCCCGGAGCGGGTGGACACGGCCTGGCCGATGCGCCCGGCCCGCTGCCACTGCGGCGAGCGCCTGGAGCCGGGCCACGCCTGCGAGTTGGCGGCCTGA
- a CDS encoding HIT family protein — MLAGMTSEPELQRGVGEPDGFRRLWTPHRMAYIQGENKPTGPAPDDGCPFCSIPKLSDEDGLIVQRGESVFAVLNLYPYNGGHLMVVPYRHVADYTELDGPETAELGEFTKKAMTALRAASGAHGFNIGMNQGAAAGAGIAAHLHQHVVPRWGGDTNFMPVVGQTKVLPQLLADTRKMLSEVWPV, encoded by the coding sequence ATGCTGGCGGGCATGACGAGTGAGCCGGAACTGCAGCGGGGCGTGGGGGAGCCGGACGGCTTCCGTCGCCTGTGGACACCCCACCGGATGGCGTACATCCAGGGCGAGAACAAGCCCACCGGGCCGGCTCCCGACGACGGTTGTCCGTTCTGCTCGATCCCGAAGCTGAGCGACGAGGACGGGCTGATCGTGCAGCGCGGCGAGTCGGTGTTCGCGGTGCTGAACCTCTACCCGTACAACGGCGGGCACTTGATGGTGGTGCCGTACCGGCACGTCGCGGACTACACCGAGCTGGACGGGCCGGAGACGGCCGAGCTGGGGGAGTTCACCAAGAAGGCGATGACGGCGCTGCGGGCGGCGTCGGGGGCGCACGGGTTCAACATCGGGATGAACCAGGGGGCGGCCGCGGGGGCCGGGATCGCCGCGCACCTGCACCAGCACGTGGTGCCGCGCTGGGGCGGGGACACGAACTTCATGCCGGTGGTGGGGCAGACCAAGGTGCTGCCGCAGCTGCTGGCGGACACCCGGAAGATGCTGTCCGAGGTGTGGCCGGTCTGA
- a CDS encoding thiol-disulfide oxidoreductase DCC family protein — MTSAYAPGPVLVFDGDCAFCSSCVRWAERYPRQSLSSAGWDAVAWQFADMAALAEFTGGEVSAERASREVLWVTPDRKVYGGAQALARLLMRSGGLWAWAGGALALAPVRPVADVVYRWVARNRDRMPGGTPACALPRRS, encoded by the coding sequence ATGACGAGTGCGTACGCACCGGGGCCGGTGCTGGTTTTCGACGGTGATTGCGCGTTCTGTTCCAGCTGCGTGCGGTGGGCGGAGCGCTACCCGCGGCAGAGCCTGTCCTCGGCGGGGTGGGACGCGGTGGCGTGGCAGTTCGCGGACATGGCGGCGCTGGCGGAGTTCACCGGCGGGGAGGTGTCGGCGGAGCGGGCCTCGCGGGAGGTGCTGTGGGTGACGCCGGACCGCAAGGTGTACGGCGGGGCGCAGGCGCTGGCGCGGCTGCTGATGCGGTCGGGCGGGCTGTGGGCGTGGGCCGGCGGGGCGCTGGCGCTGGCGCCGGTGCGGCCGGTGGCGGACGTGGTCTACCGCTGGGTGGCGAGGAACCGGGACCGGATGCCGGGCGGTACTCCGGCGTGCGCGCTGCCGCGGCGTTCCTGA
- a CDS encoding elongation factor G, whose amino-acid sequence MPDRTAHTPAPPADRPDRLRNVALVGAGGAGKTTLAEALAHTAGVLTRPGTVPDGTTAADWEDIEHQQQRSVQLALLPLPWRDLKVNLLDAPGYADFAGELQAALRAAEAALFVHSAADPEVPRPVRALWQQCEDARLPRAIVLTHLNTARVRLDDVLQMLQDTLGTPDTVRPLHHADLRDGHLHGSTDLLTGRTYGTPGDAPDLAAERARLVEALAGEDDTLMARYLDGEPLDTAALTAGLRRELLAGTLHPVLATAPDGTGCDALLDLVADAFPSPADRTDALPAPDPDAPLAAQVVHTGEDPYLGRLSLLKVFAGTLRPDTAAHLPDGTEERLTALHSPLGHQLRPVPQAVAGDLATVTKLTAARTGDTLTTGRTVLPPWPLPEALLPTAVRARSKADEDKLSQALGKLAAQDPALRVEQNPDTHQLVLWCTGEAHLAVTLDRLTTRHGVHIDTVDYRVALRETFAAPADGHGRHVKQSGGHGQYAVCDLTVEPLPGGGFEFVDHVVGGAVPRHFVPSVEKGVRAQLAQGLHGHPMTDVRVTLTDGKAHSVDSSDAAFQTAAALALKEAADHTAVAVLEPVDEVRVLLPDEYQGAVLTDLSARRGHVLGTEVGGPGLSLVRAEVPELELTRYPLDLRSLSHGTGQFTRSYLRHAPMPAHLAARHTDG is encoded by the coding sequence ATGCCGGACCGGACGGCCCACACCCCCGCCCCGCCCGCCGACCGACCCGACCGGCTCCGCAACGTGGCCCTGGTCGGGGCCGGCGGAGCCGGGAAGACCACCCTCGCCGAAGCACTCGCCCACACCGCCGGCGTCCTGACCAGACCCGGCACCGTCCCCGACGGCACCACCGCCGCCGACTGGGAGGACATCGAGCACCAGCAGCAGCGCTCCGTCCAGCTCGCCCTCCTCCCGCTCCCCTGGCGCGACCTCAAGGTCAACCTGCTGGACGCCCCCGGCTACGCCGACTTCGCCGGCGAACTCCAGGCCGCCCTGCGCGCCGCCGAAGCCGCCCTGTTCGTCCACTCCGCCGCCGACCCCGAGGTCCCCCGCCCGGTCCGCGCCCTGTGGCAGCAGTGCGAGGACGCCCGCCTCCCCCGCGCGATCGTCCTCACCCACCTGAACACCGCCCGGGTCCGCCTCGACGACGTCCTGCAGATGCTCCAGGACACCCTCGGCACCCCCGACACCGTCCGCCCCCTGCACCACGCCGACCTGCGCGACGGCCACCTGCACGGCAGCACCGACCTGCTCACCGGCCGCACCTACGGCACCCCCGGCGACGCCCCCGACCTGGCCGCCGAACGCGCCCGCCTGGTCGAGGCCCTGGCCGGCGAGGACGACACCCTGATGGCCCGCTACCTCGACGGCGAGCCCCTGGACACCGCCGCCCTCACCGCCGGCCTGCGCCGCGAACTGCTGGCCGGCACCCTGCACCCCGTCCTGGCCACCGCCCCCGACGGCACCGGCTGCGACGCCCTGCTCGACCTGGTCGCCGACGCCTTCCCCTCCCCCGCCGACCGCACCGACGCCCTCCCCGCCCCGGACCCGGACGCCCCGCTCGCCGCCCAGGTCGTGCACACCGGCGAGGACCCCTACCTCGGCCGCCTCAGCCTGCTCAAGGTCTTCGCCGGCACCCTGCGCCCCGACACCGCCGCCCACCTCCCCGACGGCACCGAGGAACGCCTCACCGCCCTGCACAGCCCCCTCGGCCACCAGCTGCGCCCCGTCCCGCAGGCCGTCGCCGGCGACCTCGCCACCGTCACCAAGCTCACCGCCGCCCGCACCGGCGACACCCTCACCACCGGCCGCACCGTCCTACCGCCCTGGCCGCTGCCCGAAGCCCTGCTCCCCACCGCCGTCCGGGCCCGCTCCAAGGCCGACGAGGACAAGCTCTCCCAGGCCCTCGGCAAACTCGCCGCCCAGGACCCGGCCCTGCGCGTCGAACAGAACCCCGACACCCACCAGCTCGTCCTGTGGTGCACCGGCGAGGCCCACCTCGCCGTCACCCTCGACCGCCTCACCACCCGCCACGGCGTCCACATCGACACCGTCGACTACCGGGTCGCCCTGCGCGAGACCTTCGCCGCCCCCGCCGACGGCCACGGCCGGCACGTCAAGCAGTCCGGCGGCCACGGCCAGTACGCCGTCTGCGACCTCACCGTCGAACCGCTGCCCGGCGGCGGCTTCGAATTCGTCGACCACGTCGTCGGCGGCGCCGTCCCCCGCCACTTCGTGCCCTCCGTCGAGAAGGGCGTCCGCGCCCAACTCGCCCAGGGCCTGCACGGCCACCCGATGACCGACGTCCGGGTCACCCTCACCGACGGCAAGGCGCACTCCGTCGACTCCTCCGACGCCGCCTTCCAGACCGCCGCCGCCCTCGCCCTCAAGGAAGCCGCCGACCACACCGCCGTCGCCGTCCTGGAACCTGTCGACGAAGTGCGCGTGCTGCTCCCCGACGAGTACCAGGGCGCCGTGCTCACCGACCTCTCCGCCCGGCGCGGACACGTCCTGGGCACCGAGGTCGGCGGACCCGGCCTCAGCCTGGTCCGCGCCGAGGTCCCCGAGCTCGAACTCACCCGCTACCCGCTCGACCTGCGCTCGCTGTCGCACGGAACCGGCCAGTTCACCCGCAGCTACCTGCGGCACGCCCCGATGCCCGCCCACCTCGCCGCCCGGCACACCGACGGCTGA
- the pgsA gene encoding phosphatidylinositol phosphate synthase, with protein MLNKYARAFFTRVLTPFAAMLLRWGVSPDAVTLIGTAGSVAGALVFFPRGEFFWGVITVTLFIFSDLVDGNMARQAGRSSKWGAFLDSTLDRVADAAIFGGLAMWYAGGGNNDLLCAVSIFCLASGQVVSYTKARGESLGFPVNVSGLVERAERLVISLTAAGFAGLHKFGVPYIEWLLPVALWAVAAGSLVTVAQRMLTVRRESAELEAAAAAEGVK; from the coding sequence ATGCTCAACAAGTACGCGCGTGCCTTCTTCACACGTGTCCTCACCCCGTTCGCCGCGATGCTGCTGCGGTGGGGTGTCAGTCCGGACGCGGTCACGCTGATCGGTACGGCCGGGTCGGTGGCCGGCGCGCTGGTGTTCTTCCCGCGCGGGGAGTTCTTCTGGGGCGTGATCACCGTCACGCTGTTCATCTTCTCCGACCTGGTGGACGGCAACATGGCCCGCCAGGCGGGCCGCTCCAGCAAGTGGGGCGCGTTCCTGGACTCGACGCTGGACCGGGTCGCCGACGCGGCGATCTTCGGCGGTCTGGCGATGTGGTACGCCGGGGGCGGGAACAACGACCTGCTGTGCGCGGTGTCGATCTTCTGCCTGGCCAGCGGCCAGGTGGTGTCGTACACCAAGGCGCGCGGCGAGTCGCTGGGCTTCCCGGTGAACGTCTCGGGCCTGGTGGAACGGGCCGAGCGGCTGGTGATCAGCCTGACCGCGGCCGGGTTCGCGGGCCTGCACAAGTTCGGGGTGCCGTACATCGAGTGGCTGCTGCCGGTCGCCCTGTGGGCGGTCGCGGCGGGCAGCCTGGTGACGGTGGCGCAGCGGATGCTGACGGTGCGCCGGGAGTCGGCGGAGCTGGAGGCGGCGGCCGCCGCCGAGGGGGTCAAGTGA